The sequence below is a genomic window from Lolium perenne isolate Kyuss_39 chromosome 7, Kyuss_2.0, whole genome shotgun sequence.
ACGAGGTGGTGCCGACTGTGGCGCAGATGTAAGTTGGCACGAGGCCGGCGTCGGCGTCAGCCTGCATGACCTGGAGCAGCTTGGCCGGGTCGAGCCCGTAGTCGGTCTCGGGACCGGTGGGGATGGAGCGGATGTTGGCTGGGTCGAAGCCGGCGAGGCGGCACGCCTTGAAGAAGGTGGAGTGTGTCTGGTCTGCAGCGTAGACCGTCAGCCGCGGCAGGCCGGACACGCCGACGGAGCCGCTCCGACGCAAAGCAGCGTCGCGGGCGGCGACGAGCGTGACGAGCATGGCCTCGCTGGTGGTGCCGAGGATGACGCCGCCGCCTGTGCCACGGCCAGAGCTGGTGCGGTTCATGAAGGTCGTGGGCAGGCGCAGCAGCTGCGCGAGCCAGTCCAGCGCGAGAACCTCCATCTCAGTGGCCGCGGGAGAGGCCTGCCACGTGAAGCCGACGGTGTTCATGGCTGAGGCGATGAGGTcgccggcgatggcggcggcgctgttgGTGGAGGGGAAGAAGGCGAAGAAGTTGGGGCTGGCCCAGTGCGTCATGCCGGGGACGACGGAGGTCCTGAGCTCCTTCATGCTGACGTCGAAGGGAGCCGAGTAGGTCGGCGGGGACGCCGCAAGCTCGTTCTGCAGGTACCCGGGCTTGACGTTGGGGAGCACGGGCATGGACTCGATGTTGGTGTAGTAGTCGGAGATGAAGTCGACGGCCTTGTGGAGGTAGGCACGCACGTCTTCGGGGTTTAAGGGCTGGAATGGCGCCTTGCCGTCGGCGGCAAAGGCGGAGAAGGCGGCGGCGGGGTTTGCGTCCATGCTACCCATATCGTTTTCTTTCTTGCAGGTGTAGCCCTTAGCACACAGGGAGAGAGAAGCAAGGGGCCTGGACTTAAGTAGCAAATCTAGCTAGATATAGCTTGGTGATCGCTCTTGAGACT
It includes:
- the LOC127314479 gene encoding tryptophan decarboxylase 1; the protein is MGSMDANPAAAFSAFAADGKAPFQPLNPEDVRAYLHKAVDFISDYYTNIESMPVLPNVKPGYLQNELAASPPTYSAPFDVSMKELRTSVVPGMTHWASPNFFAFFPSTNSAAAIAGDLIASAMNTVGFTWQASPAATEMEVLALDWLAQLLRLPTTFMNRTSSGRGTGGGVILGTTSEAMLVTLVAARDAALRRSGSVGVSGLPRLTVYAADQTHSTFFKACRLAGFDPANIRSIPTGPETDYGLDPAKLLQVMQADADAGLVPTYICATVGTTSSNAVDPVGAVADVAAMFNAWVHVDAAYAGSACICPEFRHHLDGVERVDSISMSPHKWLLTCLDCTCLYVRDAHRLSDSLETNPEYLKNDATDSGEVTDLKDMQVGVGRRFRGLKLWMVMRTYGTAKLQEHIRSDVAMAKMFEDFVRADDRFEIVVPRNFALVCFRIKASGSMTEEDADEANRVLMDNLNKTGKAYLAHTVVGDRFVLRFAVGSSLQEERHVRSAWELIKKTTSEIMA